A window of the Oscillospiraceae bacterium genome harbors these coding sequences:
- a CDS encoding ABC transporter ATP-binding protein/permease: MGKVMKYFTRKEKGMIALSMCFIVVQVWLDLKLPDYMSDITTLVETKGSSMSAILTQGGYMLLCALGSMAASMVVGYLAAKVAAGLAKTLRGKVYDKTLDFSMEEINRFSTASLINRTTNDITQIQTLVAMGLQAIVKAPILAVWAIVKIAGKSWQWTTATAVAVFVLILMLAATLIFAVPRFRRIQGLTDNLNRITREHLTGIRVVRAYNAEAYQQNKFGNANDELTQTNLIANRVMAIMSPGMTLINSGLTLAVYWIGAYLIEAAGAASRLTIFSQMVVFSNYAMQVIMAFMLLNMIFILLPRAQVSAKRISEVLNTKVHITDGADTQGKQGCTGTVAFRHVSFRYPGAGGDVLTDISFEAKKGETVAFIGATGSGKSTLINLIPRFYDATKGEVLVDGINVKQYQQAALRDKLGYIPQKAVLFSGTVCSNVSYGEKAGADISAEGVKEAVSIAQSTDFVEQMEGTYDAAIAQGGTNVSGGQKQRLAIARAIARKPEILIFDDSFSALDYKTDRALRHALSKKTKDITKLIVAQRIGTIRHADQILVLDHGRVVGKGTHEELLSSCAAYQEIAASQLSKEELKNV; the protein is encoded by the coding sequence ATGGGAAAGGTTATGAAGTACTTTACCCGAAAGGAAAAGGGCATGATTGCGCTGAGCATGTGCTTTATCGTGGTACAGGTTTGGCTGGACCTAAAACTGCCCGACTATATGTCCGATATTACAACATTGGTCGAGACAAAGGGCAGCTCTATGTCAGCTATCCTGACACAGGGCGGCTATATGCTGCTTTGCGCTTTGGGCAGCATGGCGGCCTCTATGGTCGTGGGGTATTTGGCTGCAAAAGTTGCAGCTGGGCTTGCAAAGACCCTGCGCGGAAAAGTTTATGACAAAACGCTGGATTTTTCCATGGAAGAAATCAACCGCTTTTCGACAGCAAGCCTGATTAACCGCACGACCAACGACATTACGCAGATACAGACTCTGGTCGCCATGGGGCTGCAGGCCATTGTCAAAGCCCCGATTTTGGCGGTATGGGCCATCGTTAAAATTGCGGGGAAAAGCTGGCAGTGGACAACCGCCACAGCGGTCGCAGTTTTTGTTTTGATTTTAATGCTTGCGGCGACTCTTATTTTCGCTGTGCCGCGTTTCCGCCGGATTCAGGGGCTGACAGACAACTTAAACCGGATTACGCGCGAGCATTTAACCGGCATCCGCGTCGTACGGGCCTATAATGCAGAAGCTTACCAGCAGAACAAATTTGGAAACGCAAATGACGAACTCACGCAGACAAATTTGATTGCCAACCGCGTAATGGCAATCATGTCGCCTGGCATGACGCTCATCAATTCCGGCCTTACACTGGCGGTCTACTGGATTGGCGCCTACCTGATCGAGGCGGCGGGCGCAGCAAGCCGGCTCACAATCTTTTCGCAGATGGTTGTATTTTCCAACTACGCGATGCAGGTCATTATGGCCTTCATGCTTTTAAATATGATTTTCATTCTTTTGCCCCGCGCACAGGTTTCGGCAAAGCGCATTTCAGAAGTCCTCAATACAAAAGTGCATATTACAGATGGAGCGGATACACAGGGCAAACAGGGCTGCACCGGTACGGTTGCCTTTCGGCATGTGTCGTTTCGCTATCCGGGCGCGGGCGGAGATGTGTTGACCGACATCAGCTTTGAGGCAAAAAAGGGGGAAACGGTCGCTTTTATCGGCGCGACAGGCAGCGGAAAATCCACGCTGATTAACTTGATTCCCCGCTTTTATGACGCGACAAAAGGCGAAGTGCTTGTAGACGGTATCAATGTAAAGCAGTATCAGCAGGCTGCGCTGCGCGACAAATTGGGCTATATCCCGCAAAAGGCAGTTTTGTTTTCCGGTACTGTCTGCTCCAATGTCTCTTATGGAGAAAAAGCGGGCGCAGATATTTCTGCAGAAGGGGTAAAAGAAGCGGTCTCCATTGCACAGAGCACGGACTTTGTGGAGCAGATGGAGGGCACTTATGATGCTGCAATTGCGCAGGGCGGTACGAATGTTTCCGGCGGACAGAAGCAGCGCCTTGCCATTGCCCGTGCCATTGCCAGAAAGCCGGAAATTTTAATTTTCGACGATTCTTTTTCTGCACTTGACTACAAGACAGACCGTGCACTGCGCCATGCTTTGTCTAAAAAAACAAAAGATATAACAAAACTAATCGTAGCACAGCGCATCGGCACCATTCGCCACGCGGACCAGATCCTTGTACTGGACCACGGCCGTGTGGTGGGCAAAGGAACGCACGAGGAACTGCTGTCGAGTTGTGCTGCCTATCAGGAAATTGCGGCTTCGCAGCTCTCAAAGGAGGAACTCAAAAATGTCTGA
- a CDS encoding MarR family transcriptional regulator yields the protein MDYQKAAAELMEYMRILQHGPSRRVQEVTQGEMAVLGYVSAVPGTTPSELSAQFDLSSARIANILNSLEKKKYLIRSHDSVDRRKVFVSVTQSGGQVAKQRKEEIEKDMADLLHDLGEQDAAEYLRLMKKISVLAKNHQ from the coding sequence ATGGATTATCAAAAAGCAGCTGCAGAGCTGATGGAATACATGCGGATTTTACAGCACGGACCCAGCAGGCGCGTACAGGAAGTCACGCAGGGAGAAATGGCCGTGTTGGGCTATGTTTCCGCTGTCCCGGGCACAACCCCTTCTGAGCTTTCTGCTCAATTCGATTTATCCAGTGCACGTATTGCCAATATTTTAAATAGCCTGGAAAAGAAAAAGTACCTAATTCGTTCGCATGATTCCGTTGACCGGCGAAAAGTCTTTGTATCAGTCACGCAGAGCGGCGGGCAGGTGGCAAAGCAGAGAAAAGAAGAAATCGAAAAAGATATGGCAGATCTTCTGCATGACTTAGGGGAACAGGACGCCGCAGAGTATTTGCGCCTCATGAAAAAAATTTCTGTTTTAGCAAAGAATCATCAGTAA
- a CDS encoding glycoside hydrolase family 27 protein: MLRNKDKAAMTPPMGWNSWDCWAATATEDLLVQNAAYMAQHLKPFGWEYIVCDIQWSEPQAGTGPREYRNFAHLTLDEYGRQIPAVNRFPSSAGGRGFAPLAGKIHAMGLKFGIHIMRGIPRQAVHAHLPVLGGNCTADEVANPFSISRWNGDMYGLYADRPGAQAYYNSIFQLYADWGVDYVKVDDICNTNMYPTQPYSAEKEIEMIRRAIDNSGRQMVLSLSPGPAVIEKAWHLEKNANMWRITDDFWDDWDLLKAMFERCEVWQKHVSAGCWPDCDMLPLGRIGIGFHQDRRTRFTRAEQVTMMTLWCIFRSPLMMGGNLPDCDEWTLSLLTNAEVMHLLGHTENVCQLARDEEHVVWTSTEDTGTSRYLALFNLSDTAAEVSSPLSEISLAQADVRDLWAHRDLGTIKDTVSAALPPHGAALYQLTGLQTIE; the protein is encoded by the coding sequence ATGTTGAGAAACAAAGATAAAGCGGCCATGACACCACCCATGGGCTGGAACAGCTGGGACTGCTGGGCTGCCACTGCTACAGAAGACCTGCTTGTGCAAAACGCCGCCTATATGGCACAACACTTAAAACCCTTTGGGTGGGAATATATTGTCTGCGATATCCAGTGGTCAGAGCCACAGGCCGGCACAGGCCCCCGGGAATACCGAAACTTTGCCCACTTAACGCTGGATGAATACGGCCGGCAGATTCCTGCGGTCAACCGTTTTCCGTCCTCTGCAGGCGGCAGGGGCTTTGCCCCGCTGGCGGGGAAAATACACGCTATGGGGCTGAAATTCGGTATCCATATTATGCGCGGCATTCCGCGGCAGGCAGTTCATGCGCATCTGCCGGTATTGGGCGGGAACTGTACAGCCGATGAGGTTGCCAATCCGTTTTCCATCAGCCGCTGGAATGGAGATATGTATGGCCTTTACGCGGACCGCCCGGGCGCGCAGGCGTATTACAATTCTATTTTTCAGCTGTATGCTGACTGGGGTGTCGACTATGTCAAGGTAGATGATATCTGTAACACCAATATGTATCCAACTCAGCCGTACTCTGCAGAAAAAGAAATTGAAATGATCCGCCGTGCCATAGACAACAGCGGGCGGCAGATGGTGCTCAGCCTTTCGCCGGGGCCGGCGGTGATTGAAAAAGCGTGGCACTTGGAAAAGAACGCCAACATGTGGCGTATTACTGATGACTTTTGGGACGACTGGGACCTGCTGAAAGCAATGTTTGAGCGCTGTGAAGTGTGGCAGAAACACGTGTCTGCCGGCTGCTGGCCGGACTGTGACATGCTGCCGCTGGGGCGCATCGGCATCGGCTTTCATCAGGACCGCAGGACCCGCTTTACCCGGGCAGAGCAGGTAACCATGATGACGCTGTGGTGCATTTTCCGCTCGCCGCTGATGATGGGCGGCAATTTGCCGGACTGTGACGAATGGACGCTGTCTTTGCTGACAAATGCTGAAGTAATGCACCTGCTGGGGCATACAGAGAACGTGTGTCAGCTGGCGCGGGACGAAGAACACGTGGTGTGGACCAGTACAGAAGACACCGGCACCAGCCGCTATCTGGCGCTCTTTAATCTGAGTGACACAGCGGCGGAGGTTTCGTCTCCTTTGTCCGAAATTTCTTTGGCGCAGGCAGATGTGCGGGATTTGTGGGCACACCGGGATTTGGGTACTATAAAGGATACGGTTTCGGCGGCTTTGCCGCCGCACGGGGCGGCTTTGTATCAGCTGACCGGCCTGCAGACCATCGAATAA
- a CDS encoding alpha/beta hydrolase, translating into MRFTKYNCMNDILAYPEMLDYLKTLFQEDNLEMIPKAMYHLPLAYVEQHAVCSWGVPFSAVIDQLLAAVDVILDILDHKSRRCISLWNERCDWTPAKSAGGKKESVFLLSPTPRQERFLYKKSKRPAVIICPGGAYERVCFSGEGNPVLQFMEAKGYGAFVLNYRVAPNAYPAPQEDLALAIRYVRNHAEEYEIDPENLMLMGFSAGGHLCASMGALYHQFEDTSVSLRPNKICLGYPVISCIKECHEDSVQNLTNGDETLKYKLSVERLVTPDYPKTFLWTCADDSCVPPSNSVRFAKALETAGVLHQFELYPAGEHGCNLAFATSAAGWSQEMIQYFHE; encoded by the coding sequence ATGAGATTTACGAAATACAACTGTATGAACGATATCCTTGCATATCCGGAAATGCTGGACTATCTGAAAACCCTTTTTCAGGAAGACAATTTAGAGATGATTCCAAAGGCAATGTACCATCTGCCGCTGGCTTATGTTGAACAGCACGCTGTGTGCAGCTGGGGTGTGCCGTTTTCGGCGGTCATCGATCAGCTCTTAGCGGCGGTCGATGTTATTCTTGATATCCTAGACCATAAATCCAGACGCTGCATTTCCCTTTGGAATGAAAGATGTGACTGGACGCCCGCAAAGAGTGCGGGTGGAAAGAAAGAGTCTGTCTTTCTGTTGTCGCCAACCCCTAGGCAGGAAAGGTTTTTGTACAAGAAAAGTAAAAGGCCGGCGGTTATTATATGCCCCGGTGGTGCATACGAAAGAGTGTGCTTCAGCGGAGAAGGCAACCCGGTGCTTCAGTTTATGGAAGCCAAGGGGTACGGCGCTTTTGTGCTCAACTACCGCGTTGCCCCGAATGCCTACCCTGCACCGCAGGAAGACCTGGCCCTCGCAATTCGGTATGTCAGAAACCATGCCGAAGAATACGAAATAGACCCGGAGAATTTAATGCTGATGGGATTTTCGGCAGGCGGGCATTTGTGTGCTTCCATGGGTGCACTGTATCATCAATTTGAAGATACTTCCGTATCCCTGCGGCCCAATAAAATATGTCTGGGGTATCCGGTTATCAGCTGCATCAAAGAATGCCACGAAGACAGCGTTCAAAACCTTACCAATGGGGACGAAACATTAAAATATAAGCTGAGCGTGGAGCGGCTTGTTACGCCGGACTATCCGAAAACATTCCTCTGGACATGCGCGGATGACAGCTGCGTTCCGCCCTCTAATTCAGTCCGGTTTGCCAAAGCGCTGGAGACAGCCGGCGTCTTGCACCAATTTGAGCTGTACCCTGCTGGAGAGCATGGGTGCAATTTGGCCTTTGCTACTTCAGCTGCAGGCTGGAGTCAGGAAATGATTCAGTATTTTCACGAATAA
- a CDS encoding amidohydrolase family protein, with translation MKITSVSIQRAYESGLGDRVTASHTTAMHSYNNGYMMRLLKMSHINIVANPCVNVHLGGRADNYPKRRSVTRVKELTQEKINVSFGCDSICDPWNPLGDGGMRDAVFMGLYICHMLGYQDILDSYRFISYNAAKTLHLGESYGIKVGNPANFIILDAPNFYEALNNHAVVLYSYKQGKKLLESKPAEKNLKF, from the coding sequence ATGAAAATTACCAGCGTATCCATACAGCGCGCTTATGAATCGGGATTAGGGGACCGTGTTACTGCCAGTCATACTACAGCCATGCATTCGTATAACAATGGATACATGATGCGGCTTTTAAAAATGTCACATATCAACATCGTAGCAAATCCATGCGTGAATGTTCACTTGGGCGGCCGAGCAGATAATTATCCGAAGCGGCGCAGTGTAACCCGGGTAAAAGAGCTGACACAGGAAAAAATCAATGTTTCTTTTGGGTGTGACAGCATTTGCGATCCATGGAATCCGCTGGGTGACGGTGGTATGCGGGACGCTGTATTTATGGGCTTGTACATCTGCCACATGCTTGGGTATCAGGATATTTTAGATTCTTATCGATTCATTTCCTACAATGCAGCTAAAACGCTGCATTTGGGGGAGTCTTACGGTATTAAAGTGGGAAATCCGGCAAACTTTATTATTTTAGATGCGCCCAATTTTTATGAGGCGCTTAATAACCATGCAGTGGTATTATATTCCTATAAGCAGGGGAAAAAATTGTTGGAATCAAAACCGGCAGAGAAAAATCTGAAATTTTAA
- a CDS encoding ABC transporter ATP-binding protein, with translation MSVTVEVKNYTKTIKGQTVLSNVTLQLESGVCYGLYGHNGCGKSMLMRAIAGLICPTEGCVTAFGKDLNNSNSFPDSLGLIIENVGFWPYFTGLENLKLLASIKGEIGEPEIRDAITRVGLDPDDRRVYHKYSLGMKQRLAIAQAIMEKPKLILLDEPTNALDEDGVALIRKVVQEETERGATVLIASHNREDLTTLCSQFFKMNAGKVQPAEGVA, from the coding sequence ATGAGCGTTACAGTAGAAGTAAAAAATTATACTAAAACAATTAAAGGACAAACCGTTCTTTCAAATGTGACTTTGCAGTTGGAAAGCGGTGTTTGCTATGGATTATATGGTCATAATGGGTGCGGAAAATCTATGCTTATGCGCGCGATTGCAGGACTAATCTGCCCTACAGAGGGCTGTGTGACTGCGTTTGGAAAGGATTTAAATAATTCCAATTCTTTCCCGGACAGTTTGGGACTGATTATTGAAAACGTTGGTTTCTGGCCTTATTTTACGGGACTGGAAAATCTTAAATTACTGGCTTCCATCAAAGGGGAAATTGGTGAGCCGGAGATTCGGGATGCCATTACACGCGTGGGACTTGATCCGGATGACCGGCGGGTCTATCACAAGTACTCTCTGGGTATGAAACAACGGCTGGCTATCGCGCAGGCGATTATGGAAAAGCCAAAATTAATTTTGTTGGACGAACCTACCAATGCATTGGATGAAGACGGCGTTGCATTGATTCGAAAAGTTGTGCAGGAAGAAACCGAACGTGGTGCAACCGTTTTAATTGCCAGTCATAATCGTGAAGATTTAACCACTTTATGCAGCCAGTTCTTTAAGATGAATGCCGGGAAGGTGCAACCGGCAGAAGGTGTGGCATAA
- a CDS encoding type II toxin-antitoxin system PemK/MazF family toxin translates to MIRENWVYRRDDIYYADLTQYLGSEQGGIRPVVVIQNNRGNYHAPTLIVGTVTSRADKKLSQPTHFLIKKNSAFTKASVVQLEQLFTIDKQRVQRYLGRLSNKEQIGVDKALYISLSLGVGKTKSETI, encoded by the coding sequence ATGATAAGAGAAAATTGGGTATATCGCAGAGACGATATTTATTATGCCGACCTGACACAGTACCTCGGTTCTGAGCAGGGCGGCATTCGCCCGGTTGTAGTCATTCAAAACAATCGGGGCAATTACCACGCGCCGACCTTGATTGTAGGCACGGTCACATCTCGTGCTGATAAGAAGTTGAGCCAGCCGACACACTTTCTGATAAAGAAAAACAGTGCATTTACAAAAGCATCTGTTGTGCAACTGGAACAGCTCTTTACGATTGATAAGCAGCGTGTGCAGAGGTATTTAGGTAGGCTTTCCAATAAAGAGCAGATTGGGGTTGATAAGGCACTTTATATCAGTTTGTCGCTCGGCGTTGGCAAAACAAAGTCAGAAACAATTTAA
- a CDS encoding helix-turn-helix domain-containing protein produces MYFDPKSSGARIKKLRTAHGLTQEQFSQHLNISDSHLRKVESGVSGGSIDLLVEIAECFDVSLDYLVLGKTLSEEIMRKRINAAINILNTCVNEY; encoded by the coding sequence ATGTATTTTGACCCTAAATCCAGCGGAGCAAGAATTAAGAAGCTCCGTACCGCCCACGGCTTGACGCAGGAGCAGTTCAGCCAGCATTTGAATATCAGTGACAGCCATTTAAGAAAAGTAGAGTCCGGCGTGAGTGGCGGCTCTATCGACCTGCTTGTTGAGATTGCAGAGTGTTTTGATGTTTCCTTGGATTATCTGGTTCTTGGAAAAACACTTTCGGAGGAAATCATGCGCAAGCGGATTAACGCTGCAATTAACATACTCAACACCTGTGTGAATGAATATTAA
- a CDS encoding helix-turn-helix domain-containing protein — MPNSDLKYLGQQLRAARNEAKLTQEQLSDLSHVSIKHIAGIEKGQKNPSFEILLALSKVLKLSLDGLVVSNMSEEEKACKQLAVSYMSCPPAARDALLKSTQALANELSTPVKHMETK, encoded by the coding sequence ATGCCGAATAGTGATTTGAAATACTTGGGTCAACAGCTGCGCGCTGCAAGGAATGAGGCCAAACTCACGCAGGAGCAGCTCTCTGATCTTAGCCATGTGTCCATCAAGCATATTGCAGGGATTGAAAAGGGACAGAAAAATCCGTCCTTTGAAATACTGCTTGCACTCTCCAAAGTGTTGAAGCTGTCTTTAGATGGGCTGGTAGTATCCAATATGTCTGAGGAAGAAAAGGCCTGCAAGCAACTTGCAGTCAGCTATATGTCCTGTCCTCCTGCAGCACGGGATGCACTGTTAAAGTCCACGCAGGCACTTGCAAATGAGTTGAGTACGCCGGTTAAACACATGGAAACGAAATAA